The DNA region CGAGAGAACCTGACCCGCTGGTTGAAGGACCCGCAAAGCGTCAAGCCCGGCAGCAAGATGCCCAACTTTCAGCTCAACGACGAGCACGTGCGGCAGTTGGTCGCCTACCTGGAGTCCCTGGATTGAGCGCCGAACCCGTCACACAAAGCGGATCGGCCCACCAGGCGGCGCCCACGGGGCTGCTGGCGTGGGTCGCGTCGGTCGATCACAAGAAGATCGGCGTGATGTACATCTTGCTCGCCGCGTTGTTCTTGATCGTCGGCGGCCTCGAGGCGGTGCTGATCCGCATCCAGCTCGCGGTCCCCAACAACACCTTCCTGTCGCCGCAGCTCTTCAACCAGCTCTTCACCATGCACGGCACCACCATGGTGTTCCTGGTGGGGATGCCAGTGTTCACGGGGATGTCGAACTACCTGGTGCCGCTGATGATCGGCGCCCGCGACGTCGCGTTCCCCCGGCTCAACGCGATGAGCTTCTGGATGCTGCCGTTCGGCGCCTTCCTGCTGTACTTCAGCCTGCTGACCGGCTCGGCGCCCGACGCCGGCTGGTTCGCCTACGCCCCGCTCTCGACCAAGCCGTACAACCTGGGCCCGGGGATCGACTACTGGATCGTCAGCCTGGTCGTGATGGGGATCGGCTCGATCGGGGGCGCCATCAACATCGTTGCGACGGTGCTCTGCATGCGCGCGCCGGGCATGAGCCTGCAACGCGTGCCGCTGTTCGTGTGGATCATGCTGATGCAGGCGCTGCTGATTTTGATCACGATCCCGCCGCTTAACTCGGCGTTGGCGCTGCTGTCGATCGACCGCTGGCTCGACGCGGCGTTCTTCCAGCCCCAGCGCGGCGGGTCGGCCCTGCTGTGGCAGCACTTCTTCTGGATCTTCGGGCACCCGGAGGTGTACGTCTTCGCGCTGCCGGCGTTCGCGATGATCTCCGAGATCATCCCGGTCTTCTCCCGCAAGCCGATCTACGGCTACGCGTTCGTGGCGGGGTCGTCCACCGTGATCCTGCTGCTCAGCTACGGCGTCTGGGCGCACCACATGTTCGCCGTGGGGCTGGGGACGGGGGCCAACATCTTCTTCTCCGTGATGACGATGCTCATCGCGCTGCCGACCGGCGTGAAGATCTTCAACTGGACCGCCACGATGTGGGGGGGCGCCATCCGGCTCACTACCGCGATGCTGTTCGCCATCGCGTTCTTGATCCAGTTCGTTATCGGCGGCCTGACCGGCATCATGTTCGCCGCGGTGCCCATCGACTGGCAGATGACCGACACCTACTTCGTGGTGGCGCACTTCCACTACGTGCTGGTCGGGGGCGTGGTGTTCGCCGTGTTTGCCGCCGTCTACTACTGGTTCCCCAAGATCACCGGCCGGATGCTCGACGAGCGGCTCGGCAAATGGCAGTTCTGGCTGTGGGTGGTGGGCTTCAACGGCACGTTCATGATCCAGCACCTGCTGGGCGCCATGGGCATGCCCAGACGCGTGTACACCTACGCAGACAACCCCGGCTGGGCCGTAATGAACGGCGTTTCTTCGGCGTCGGTGG from Pirellulimonas nuda includes:
- the ctaD gene encoding cytochrome c oxidase subunit I, yielding MSAEPVTQSGSAHQAAPTGLLAWVASVDHKKIGVMYILLAALFLIVGGLEAVLIRIQLAVPNNTFLSPQLFNQLFTMHGTTMVFLVGMPVFTGMSNYLVPLMIGARDVAFPRLNAMSFWMLPFGAFLLYFSLLTGSAPDAGWFAYAPLSTKPYNLGPGIDYWIVSLVVMGIGSIGGAINIVATVLCMRAPGMSLQRVPLFVWIMLMQALLILITIPPLNSALALLSIDRWLDAAFFQPQRGGSALLWQHFFWIFGHPEVYVFALPAFAMISEIIPVFSRKPIYGYAFVAGSSTVILLLSYGVWAHHMFAVGLGTGANIFFSVMTMLIALPTGVKIFNWTATMWGGAIRLTTAMLFAIAFLIQFVIGGLTGIMFAAVPIDWQMTDTYFVVAHFHYVLVGGVVFAVFAAVYYWFPKITGRMLDERLGKWQFWLWVVGFNGTFMIQHLLGAMGMPRRVYTYADNPGWAVMNGVSSASVVFMVVGTVVLVWNVVKSLRSGATAGDNPWDAFTLEWATTSPPPEENFASLPQIKSRRPVWDANYPEHADWKSSATPEDRGWRPDRSRVCAWAFVVSEAVFFLLLLVSYVIFNTGPHGDGPSATSVLNVPRTAVFSVFLLTSSLTFLIAERRLRYGKQRAFRGWLGVTIVLGIVFLGGQAWEYWGLLSGGVYANSNLFAATFFTVTGFHAFHVAAGLVALAIMFSIGKDARFAARQSSPLGAVGVYWHFVDVVWIAVFATIYLGVFKP